From one Montipora capricornis isolate CH-2021 chromosome 10, ASM3666992v2, whole genome shotgun sequence genomic stretch:
- the LOC138022227 gene encoding uncharacterized protein: MDLLFYVIIIVVIVLFLIFWIFYFYARSRRQQHCQSMRQQREQIPQGREYEEEPAVPQPAYVFTEYPFGLEDAPATFQVPPVYSLEDPVKLDEPPPPYLNDGDREGLIENQEN; the protein is encoded by the exons ATGGATTTACTTTTCTATGT aaTAATAATAGTTGTCATAGTCCTTTTTCTTATCTTCTGGATTTTTTACTTCTACGCAAGAAGTAGGAGGCAGCAACATTGTCAGTCAATGAGACAACAAAGAGAGCAG ATCCCTCAAGGCCGTGAATATGAAGAGGAACCTGCTGTTCCACAACCTGCATATGTGTTTACGGAATATCCATTTGGACTAGAAGATGCACCTGCTACTTTTCAAGTTCCTCCTGTTTATTCACTGGAGGATCCGGTTAAACTTGACGAGCCTCCACCACCATATTTGAATGATGGAGACAGAGAAGGACTCATAGAGAACCAGGAAAATTAA